The following proteins are co-located in the Triticum aestivum cultivar Chinese Spring chromosome 1A, IWGSC CS RefSeq v2.1, whole genome shotgun sequence genome:
- the LOC123125737 gene encoding probable glutathione S-transferase GSTU6, translated as MAGAANDLKLLGMWASPYVLRVRLALSIKSISYEYAEEDLRHKSELLLRSNPVHNKVPVLIHAGKPVCESLVILQYIDDAFGGAGPALLPADPHERAVARFWAAFIEDTLVKAMNQASWSKTEAEKVEGNKRATAALNTLEAALRDVSKGKPFFGGDSTGYVDIVLGGLLAGVRAMEAMPGVKAFDPVTMPLLAAWADHFGALDAVAAVMPDVSKLVELFITMHAAVAAN; from the exons ATGGCCGGAGCAGCAAACGATCTGAAGCTACTGGGCATGTGGGCGAGCCCGTACGTCCTGCGGGTGCGCCTTGCTCTCAGCATCAAGAGCATCAGCTACGAGTACGCAGAGGAGGACCTCCGGCACAAGAGCGAGCTGCTCCTGCGGTCAAACCCCGTCCACAACAAGGTCCCCGTGCTGATCCACGCCGGCAAGCCCGTCTGCGAGTCGCTGGTCATCCTACAGTACATCGACGACGCTTTCGGCGGTGCCGGCCCCGCCCTCCTCCCGGCCGATCCCCACGAGCGCGCCGTCGCCCGGTTCTGGGCCGCCTTCATCGAGGACACG CTCGTGAAGGCGATGAACCAGGCGTCATGGAGCAAGACGGAGGCGGAGAAGGTGGAGGGGAACAAACGGGCGACTGCTGCGTTGAACACCCTGGAGGCGGCCCTGAGGGATGTCTCCAAGGGGAAGCCCTTCTTCGGGGGCGACAGCACCGGGTATGTGGACATCGTGCTCGGCGGCCTCCTCGCGGGGGTGCGCGCCATGGAGGCGATGCCGGGCGTCAAGGCCTTCGACCCCGTCACGATGCCGCTCCTGGCCGCGTGGGCGGACCACTTCGGCGCGCTGGACGCGGTGGCGGCCGTGATGCCGGACGTGAGCAAGCTCGTGGAGCTCTTCATCACGATGCACGCTGCTGTTGCGGCAAACTAA
- the LOC123125844 gene encoding glutathione S-transferase U7-like has protein sequence MTIYASRVLLRSLKTEAPKHNLRMCKVQSDLELTDTTPTMAGAANDLKLLGMWASPYVLRVRLALSIKGISYEYTEEDLRHKSELLLRSNPVHNKVPVLIHDGKPVSESC, from the coding sequence ATGACTATATATGCCTCGCGTGTTCTCCTCCGGAGTCTTAAAACAGAGGCACCAAAACACAATCTACGTATGTGCAAAGTTCAGTCAGACCTTGAGTTGACAGACACCACACCAACAATGGCCGGAGCAGCAAACGATCTGAAGCTACTGGGCATGTGGGCGAGCCCGTATGTCCTGCGGGTGCGCCTTGCTCTCAGCATCAAGGGCATCAGCTACGAGTACACAGAGGAGGACCTCCGGCACAAGAGCGAGCTGCTCCTCCGGTCAAACCCCGTCCACAACAAGGTCCCCGTGCTGATCCACGACGGCAAGCCCGTCTCCGAGTCTTGTTGA